The genomic region GACGACCTCGCCGTCCTCGACAGGGACGCGCCCGCCGGCGCGCGGCCCTGCATCGGGGCGCTGCTCTCCTTCCGGGAGGCGGCGAACCTGAAGACCATCGCCCGCGTGCTCGTCAAGGGCGGCGAGAGGGCCGCCGCGGCGAGGCTTCTCGTGCCGGCCGGCTCGCTCGACGACCGGGCGCTGCGCCGCCTTCTCGGCGCCGGCGACCTCGACGACATGGCGGCGCTCCTCTCTTCCTGGGGAAGTCCTTATGCGAGGCCCTTTCGAGCCGGCCTGGAGGCCTTCGCGCGCACGGGAAGCCTCTTCGACCTGGAAAGGGAGCTCGACGCCTTCGTCCTGTCGAGGGCGAGAGCGGCGACGGCCCGCGCCGCCGGGGCGCTCGAAGAGGCGCGCGCGACCGTCGAGTACCTCATCGACAAGACCAACATCATGACGCTCGTAAAACTCTGCGGCGAGACGAGGGGACGGGAACTGGCCGTCTCCCTCTTCGTCGAGGGAGGAAAGAGGCTTCTTCGCGGAGACTACGAGGAGCTCGCCGCCGAGACGCGGCGCGACAGGCTCCTCGACGGCCTCGCCTCACGGGTCTCCGACCGCCACATGCGCGCGGTCCTCGATACGGCCTACGGCGAGGAGGCGATCTTTCTCGAAGAACGGCTCGACGCCCTCCTTGCCTGGAGACTGGACAGGGCCTCGGTAGTGGACCCCCTCGGCATAGCCGTGCCCTATGCCTACATGTACGCACGGACGAGGGAGCTCAAAAACCTGAGACTCATAGCGAGGGCGAAGATATTCGCCATGCCGGCAAGACAGCTCAGACGCGCCCTCGGTGTGGCCGACTGGCGCGCGGTGTGAATGTCTTCGGCGGTCCCCGGGAGGTTCGGGCCGCGCCGGACGGGATTTTTTTACGCCCTTGCGGCCCGGATGCCCCTTAAAAGACTCTTGACCTGGGCTGGGGGAAACTTTCTGTAGAAAGTTTCCCCCAGACCCCCTTCAAAGACTTTTAACGCCCTGCGGATCACCCCGATTTTGCTTGCAAAATCGGGGTGATCCGCAGGGAATTAAAAGTTTTTGGAGGGAGTCTGAGGGAACCTTTTTACAAAAAGGTTCCCTCAGGGTAATTAATCAAAATCTCCAAAGGTTTTGGAGGGGCGTTGTATGGCGGGGCTTTTGATAGTGACGTCGCCGGGCGGGTCGTTGGGGTTTCGGCTCGGCGGTTTTCATTGCCGGGAGCTGGAGGGCGGCGGCGAGCTGGCGGCTCTCTTGAAGAGGGTGGCCGACGAGGGACGCTACGGCCTCGTCTGTGTCGACTCGGCGCTCCTCGAGGAAGTGGACCCCGAGGTGATGCGGAGGATCGACAAGAGGGGGGTGCCCATAGTGATGCCTCTGAAGATACCGGCCGGGTGGGAGGAGGTGGAGCCCGGCGAGACGCACATAGCGAGGCTCATACACCGGGCCGTGGGTTATCACATAAAGATAAAGAGATAGATGGACAGAGAGGCCGAAAGGGAGATAAGGGGGAGGATAGAGACCGTGTCGGGCCCCACGGTGGTGGCCTCGGGCATGGTTGGAGCGAGGATGCACACGACCTGTCTCGTCGGCGAGGCCGGCCTTCTCGGCGAGATCATCCTTGTCAGCGGCGAGCGGGCCACGATACAGGTCTACGAGGACACGACGGGGCTTCGTCTCGGCGAGGAGGTGGTGAGCCTTTCGCAGCCGCTGCTTGCGAGGCTCGGCCCCGGGCTCCTGTCGCGGGTCTTCGACGGCGTGGAGAGGCCCCTCGAGGCCCTGGAGGCGGTATTCGGTCCCTTCATAGGGAGGGGGTGCGGCGCCGAGCCGCTGGACCCGGACAGGACGTGGGGGTTCGAGCCCCGGAAGGCGAGGGGGGAGCGTGTCGCCCCTGGCGACGTGCTCGGCGTGGTGCGCGAGACCGAGGCCGTGGAGCACAGGGTGCTCGTGCCGCCGGGGATGAGCGGCGTGGTGAGGGAGATACGAAGCGGCGCCGTGACGGGCCGGGAGCCGCTGTGCACGCTCGAAGGGGGCGGGGAGATAGGGCTGTACCAGGAGTGGCCCGTACGGGTGCCCAGGCCCTCGGCCGGAGAGCTTGCGCCGAGCGAGCCCCTCATCACGGGCCAGCGCGTCTTCGACACGCTCCTGCCGGTGGCCAGGGGAGGCACCGCCGCCGTGCCGGGCGGCTTCGGCACGGGAAAGACGGTGGTCGAGCAGACGCTCGCCCGGTTCGCCAAGGTGGACATAGTGGTCTACATCGGGTGCGGCGAGCGGGGCAACGAGATAACCGACATACTCACCGAGTTCCCCGAGCTCAGGGACCCGGAGACCGGGCTTTCGCTCAGCGAGAGGACGGTGCTCATCGTCAACACGTCGAACATGCCCGTTGCGGCCCGCGAGGCGTCGATCTTCACGGGCATCACCATCGCCGAATACTACCGGGACATGGGCTACCACGTGGCGCTCATGGCCGACTCCATATCGCGGTGGGCCGAGGCGCTGCGCGAGATATCGTCGAGGCTCGAGGAGATGCCAGGCGAGGAGGGGTATCCGCCGTACCTGGCAACGAGACTCGGCCGTTTCTACGAGAGGGCCGGTGTCGTGAGATGTCTCGGCGACGGGGGGCGCACCGGGTCGGTGACGGTCATAAGCGCCGTCTCGCCGCCGGGCGGCGACTTCTCCGAGCCCGTGACCCAGGCCTCCCTGCGCTTTGCCGGCACGCTCTGGGCCCTGGACAGGGACCTGGCCCACAGGCGCCACTTCCCGGCCATAAGCGTCGAGGGGAGTTTCAGCCTCTATTACGACGAGCTCGCCGACTGGTACACCGACAACGTCTCGCCCGAGCTCGACGGGCTGCGCGCCAGGTTCCTCTCCCTTCTCCAGCGCGAGATGGAACTCAAGGAAGTGATGCAGATAATCGGCATGGAGGGGCTGCAGGAAAAGGATCGGCTCGTCATAGAGGGCGCGGCCCTTGCGCGCGAGGTCTTCCTGCGCCAGAGCGCCTACGACGAGGTCGACGCCTTCTGCACGCCGCAAAAGCAGTTCTGGATGCTCAAGGCCATAATGTCCTATCTCGACGCCATGGAGGCCGCCCTTTCGCGGGGCGAGTACCTCGAGTCCCTGCTCGAAAACCCGATCAGGGCCAAACTGGTGACCATGCACTCGGTCCCCAACGAGGGGTTCGCCGACTTTTGCCGCCGGCTCATAGACGAGTTGGAGGTCCACTTCGCGCAGAAGCGGGGCGAAGAGGGGGGGCGGTAGATGGACCTTCTCACCAGGGAGTACAGGACCATATCGGGCATAACGGGTCCCCTCGTCTTCGTGGAGGGCGTGCGCCGGGGGGCCCTGGGCGAGATATGCAGGGTCAGGTTTCCTTCGGGCGACGAGCGGACGGGCCAGATACTGGAGATGCGGGGCGGCAGGGCCGTGCTCCAGGTCCAGGGCGGCACGTCGGCCATAGACTCCGAGAGCGTCACCGTCGTGCCCACGGGCGAGGTGGCCACCCTCGGGCTCTCCACCGACCTCTTCGGCCGGGTCTTGAGCGGCATGGGAGCCCCCATGGACGGCTTCCCCGAGCCCCTGCCCGAGAAGTACGGCGACATAAACGGCCTTCCCATGAACCCCGTCTCCAGGGAGAAGCCCTCGGACTTCATCGAGACGGGCATATCGGCCATAGACGGACTCAACACCCTGGTGCGGGGGCAGAAGCTCCCCATCTTCTCGGGCGCGGGGCTTCCGGCAAACGAGCTTGCGCTGCAGATAGTGCGCCAGGCGCGGGTGAGGGGGGAGCGGGAACGCTTCTGCGTGGTGCTCTGCGCCATGGGGGTCACTTCCCGCGAGGCCTTCTTCTTCCGCGACGGCATCGAGAGGAGTGTGGCGCTTGACAGGACCATCGTCTTCATGAACCTCGCAAGCGACCCCACCATGGAGCGCCTCTTCGCCCCGCGCATGGCCCTTACGGCGGCCGAGTTCCTGGCCTTCGACAAGGGCTACCACGTGCTCGTCATACTCACGGACATGACGGCCTACTGCGAGGCCCTGCGCGAGATCGGCAGCGCAAGGGACGAGATACCGGGGCGTCGCAGTTATCCCGGCTACATGTACACCGATCTGGCCACCATCTACGAGAGGGCCGGAAGGCTCAGGGGCCGCGGCGGCTCCATAACGGTCATACCCATACTGACCATGCCGGACGACGACATCACCCACCCCATACCGGACCTGACGGGCTATATCACCGAGGGGCAGATAGTGCTCTCCAGGACCCTGCACCGCAAGGGCGTCTATCCGCCCATCGACGTGCTGCCGTGCCTTTCGCGGCTCATGAAGCTCGGCATCGGCGAGGGCAAGACCCGGAGCGGGCACCGCCGCCTCGCCGATCAGCTCTACGCCTCCTATGCCCGCGGCATGGACGTGCGAAGGCTCGTCACCATAGTGGGCTCCGAGGGCATAACGGACCTCGACAGGAAGTACCTGGCCTTCGCCGACTCCTTCGAGGCCGGGTTCATCGGACAGGGCAGGAAGGGGCGGACCATCGACGAGACTCTCGACAAGGGGTTCGAGCTCCTCAGGGCCCTTCCCGAGAGCGAGCTTACGAGGCTTGCATGATAGGGAGCGGACAGGTTACGCGCCAGACGCTTCTGCGGCTGCGCTCGCGGCGGCGGGTCCTGGAGAACGGTCTCGAGCTTCTGCGCGGCAAGCGCCAGGCCCTGATGAAGGAGATGTACTCGCTCATGGTCGAGTGCATCGACAGGCGTGATGAGCTGGCCGTCATGCTGAGCAGGGCCTTCAGGGAGCTTGAGCTTGCCAGGGGTTTCCTCGGCGACGCCGTCGAGTCGGCCGCCGCAGGGGCGCGCCGCAACGTAAGGCTCGACATCAGGTTCAGGAACGTCTGGGGCATAAAGATACCGGAGATCGTCCGGCGGCCCGTGGTCAGGAGCATCGAGGCCGGCGAACTCTCCCCGCTCGGCGAGAGCGCCGGTCTGCTCGACGCCCGACGCCGGTTCGAGAAGGTCGTCGACGCCGTCGTGGCCATGGCCTCGGGCGAAAAGAAGCTCCAGAGGCTCGCGGCCGCCGTGAGGGCCGACACCATACGGATAAACGCCATAGAGGAAGTGGTCCTCCCGATGCTTTCAAAGCGCATAAGGGAGATACGGCGCGTGCTCGAGGAGCGCGAGCGCGAAGAGGTCTTCAGGCTCAAGCGCTACAAGTCGAGGGGACGGTGAACGGCCGCGGCGGAGCGGACCACGGCCTTTTCGGGGGAACGGGTCTCTGAGATGGGCGGACAGTTCATAGACACCCTTGTCTTCGGC from Deltaproteobacteria bacterium harbors:
- a CDS encoding V-type ATP synthase subunit A, producing MDREAEREIRGRIETVSGPTVVASGMVGARMHTTCLVGEAGLLGEIILVSGERATIQVYEDTTGLRLGEEVVSLSQPLLARLGPGLLSRVFDGVERPLEALEAVFGPFIGRGCGAEPLDPDRTWGFEPRKARGERVAPGDVLGVVRETEAVEHRVLVPPGMSGVVREIRSGAVTGREPLCTLEGGGEIGLYQEWPVRVPRPSAGELAPSEPLITGQRVFDTLLPVARGGTAAVPGGFGTGKTVVEQTLARFAKVDIVVYIGCGERGNEITDILTEFPELRDPETGLSLSERTVLIVNTSNMPVAAREASIFTGITIAEYYRDMGYHVALMADSISRWAEALREISSRLEEMPGEEGYPPYLATRLGRFYERAGVVRCLGDGGRTGSVTVISAVSPPGGDFSEPVTQASLRFAGTLWALDRDLAHRRHFPAISVEGSFSLYYDELADWYTDNVSPELDGLRARFLSLLQREMELKEVMQIIGMEGLQEKDRLVIEGAALAREVFLRQSAYDEVDAFCTPQKQFWMLKAIMSYLDAMEAALSRGEYLESLLENPIRAKLVTMHSVPNEGFADFCRRLIDELEVHFAQKRGEEGGR
- a CDS encoding V-type ATP synthase subunit B, which encodes MDLLTREYRTISGITGPLVFVEGVRRGALGEICRVRFPSGDERTGQILEMRGGRAVLQVQGGTSAIDSESVTVVPTGEVATLGLSTDLFGRVLSGMGAPMDGFPEPLPEKYGDINGLPMNPVSREKPSDFIETGISAIDGLNTLVRGQKLPIFSGAGLPANELALQIVRQARVRGERERFCVVLCAMGVTSREAFFFRDGIERSVALDRTIVFMNLASDPTMERLFAPRMALTAAEFLAFDKGYHVLVILTDMTAYCEALREIGSARDEIPGRRSYPGYMYTDLATIYERAGRLRGRGGSITVIPILTMPDDDITHPIPDLTGYITEGQIVLSRTLHRKGVYPPIDVLPCLSRLMKLGIGEGKTRSGHRRLADQLYASYARGMDVRRLVTIVGSEGITDLDRKYLAFADSFEAGFIGQGRKGRTIDETLDKGFELLRALPESELTRLA
- a CDS encoding V-type ATP synthase subunit D; the protein is MIGSGQVTRQTLLRLRSRRRVLENGLELLRGKRQALMKEMYSLMVECIDRRDELAVMLSRAFRELELARGFLGDAVESAAAGARRNVRLDIRFRNVWGIKIPEIVRRPVVRSIEAGELSPLGESAGLLDARRRFEKVVDAVVAMASGEKKLQRLAAAVRADTIRINAIEEVVLPMLSKRIREIRRVLEEREREEVFRLKRYKSRGR